In Rothia mucilaginosa, one genomic interval encodes:
- a CDS encoding DUF6318 family protein — translation MTTFFTRRTLLGVGATGILAALTACASDIRPLSQGSGGSSGSPSAAASGAASSASASASPSPTDDHTPGSYVGPIKFNNYERNGTYIAASANAPAQNVPKPLIPEKMKENSPEGAYALMGYWLASQNYLILTGDVEPLMKADPAKAFLKNSKTMIRLYESGLGWIYGSDQPYKIEIAENELQPVANKPDRYEWLVTVAYDPAAKYHIEGEPDATIVEEEKTIPRTTKFIMEYKEGMWRMLLDNNS, via the coding sequence ATGACTACCTTCTTCACTCGACGTACTCTCCTGGGGGTTGGTGCGACCGGTATTCTTGCGGCGCTGACTGCTTGCGCTAGCGATATTCGCCCGCTGTCGCAGGGTTCCGGCGGTTCCTCCGGTTCGCCTTCTGCTGCTGCTTCTGGTGCGGCTTCTTCTGCGAGCGCCTCTGCGTCGCCTTCGCCCACTGATGATCACACTCCCGGCTCGTATGTTGGCCCGATTAAGTTCAATAACTACGAGCGGAACGGCACCTACATTGCGGCGAGTGCGAATGCGCCGGCGCAGAACGTGCCGAAGCCTCTTATCCCGGAGAAGATGAAGGAGAACAGCCCCGAGGGCGCCTACGCGCTGATGGGTTATTGGCTTGCTTCCCAGAATTATCTGATTCTGACCGGCGATGTTGAGCCGCTAATGAAGGCGGATCCGGCGAAGGCCTTTTTGAAGAACTCTAAGACCATGATTAGGCTCTATGAGTCGGGTCTGGGGTGGATTTACGGTTCGGATCAGCCGTACAAGATTGAGATTGCGGAGAACGAGCTTCAGCCGGTTGCTAATAAGCCGGACCGTTATGAGTGGCTTGTGACCGTCGCCTATGATCCTGCCGCTAAGTACCACATTGAGGGTGAGCCTGATGCGACTATCGTTGAGGAGGAAAAGACGATTCCTCGCACGACGAAGTTCATCATGGAGTACAAGGAAGGCATGTGGCGCATGCTCCTGGACAACAACAGCTAA
- a CDS encoding DUF6318 family protein, which translates to MATFLSRRAALAAATGAGAAAALTACASDIRPLADSSASGEASPSASASESASASPSASASSSAKKSYKGAVKLDKYEKNGEYVRATDAQKAQNVPKPVVPEKMHEATIEGMYEFLCYWVASFNYMFMTGDYEPLKKADPEGRYANDQANAVLIYSSGKGWVYDTDAPVTVQLLTDAPKKVAGGPNRYDWLGRIIYDPNAKAHVEGHDPVPLVEGSTKSEATNFPFDYKDGAWFLLSDEEADSPSSEASSAGA; encoded by the coding sequence ATGGCTACTTTTCTTTCTCGACGTGCCGCACTAGCTGCTGCTACCGGCGCCGGCGCGGCTGCGGCGCTGACTGCCTGCGCTAGCGATATCCGCCCGCTGGCTGATAGCTCCGCCTCCGGTGAGGCTTCGCCTTCGGCAAGCGCTTCTGAGTCTGCAAGCGCCTCCCCCTCGGCATCTGCGTCTTCTTCCGCTAAGAAGTCGTACAAGGGCGCGGTGAAGCTCGACAAGTACGAGAAGAACGGCGAATACGTTCGAGCAACTGACGCTCAGAAGGCGCAGAACGTGCCGAAGCCTGTTGTTCCGGAGAAGATGCACGAGGCGACCATTGAGGGCATGTACGAGTTCCTCTGCTACTGGGTGGCAAGCTTCAACTACATGTTCATGACGGGCGATTACGAGCCTCTCAAGAAGGCTGACCCCGAAGGCCGCTATGCGAACGATCAGGCCAATGCCGTTCTTATCTACTCTTCCGGTAAGGGCTGGGTGTATGACACGGATGCACCGGTTACCGTTCAGCTGCTGACTGATGCTCCCAAAAAGGTTGCAGGCGGCCCCAACCGCTACGATTGGCTCGGACGCATCATCTATGATCCCAACGCAAAGGCTCACGTTGAAGGTCATGACCCTGTTCCCCTGGTTGAGGGATCGACCAAGAGCGAGGCAACCAATTTTCCGTTTGACTATAAGGACGGCGCCTGGTTCTTGCTTAGTGATGAAGAAGCCGATTCCCCCTCTTCAGAGGCGAGTAGCGCTGGCGCCTAA